In the genome of Raphanus sativus cultivar WK10039 chromosome 4, ASM80110v3, whole genome shotgun sequence, one region contains:
- the LOC108854426 gene encoding zinc-finger homeodomain protein 3, giving the protein MEVASEEDHVMPIPISTAYDNSYGAHGHMIHHHPANSTAPNPPIVPSNGNGLDKNHDPPPPHLVDYNTMLNNNNIKKEKPVVIKYKECLKNHAASMGGNAIDGCGEFMPSGEEGSIEALTCSACNCHRNFHRREIEGQENTFFSTYYHHHHQPPQPQRKLMFHHSHNKMIKSPLPQQMVMPIGVATAAGSNSESEDHLEEDGQVPPPPAPYSYGRHNQKKRYRTKFSQEQKEKMLSFAESIGWKMQRQEEAVVQQFCQEIGVRRRVLKVWIHNNKHNLSKKSNNVINNVVELSSGNNDINKSPIENLASIP; this is encoded by the coding sequence ATGGAAGTTGCAAGTGAAGAAGATCATGTCATGCCTATACCAATAAGCACTGCTTATGACAATAGTTATGGTGCTCATGGACACATGATTCATCATCATCCGGCCAATTCTACTGCTCCAAACCCACCAATAGTCCCCTCAAATGGTAATGGTCTTGACAAAAATCatgatcctcctcctcctcatcttgTGGATTACAATACCAtgctcaacaacaacaacattaaAAAGGAGAAGCCAGTGGTGATCAAGTACAAGGAATGTCTGAAGAATCATGCAGCTTCCATGGGAGGCAATGCTATTGATGGTTGTGGAGAATTTATGCCAAGCGGTGAAGAAGGTTCCATTGAAGCTCTCACTTGCTCAGCTTGTAACTGCCACAGAAACTTCCATAGAAGAGAAATCGAAGGCCAAGAAAACACCTTCTTCTCCACTtactaccaccaccaccaccaaccaCCTCAACCTCAGAGAAAACTCATGTTCCATCACAGCCATAACAAGATGATAAAATCGCCATTACCACAGCAAATGGTAATGCCAATTGGCGTTGCAACCGCAGCTGGATCAAACTCAGAGTCAGAAGATCATCTGGAGGAAGACGGTCAGGTACCACCGCCTCCAGCACCGTACAGTTACGGCCGACATAATCAGAAGAAAAGGTATAGAACAAAGTTTAGTCAAGAACAGAAGGAGAAGATGCTGAGTTTTGCGGAGAGCATTGGTTGGAAGATGCAGAGACAGGAGGAAGCTGTTGTTCAGCAGTTTTGTCAAGAGATTGGAGTTCGGAGAAGAGTTCTTAAAGTTTGGATACATAACAACAAACACAATCTATCCAAGAAGAGCAACAACGTTATTAACAATGTCGTTGAGCTTTCTTCTGGTAATAACGACATCAATAAATCCCCCATTGAGAATCTTGCTTCTATTCCTTAG